Proteins encoded in a region of the Aquila chrysaetos chrysaetos chromosome 25, bAquChr1.4, whole genome shotgun sequence genome:
- the NUBP1 gene encoding cytosolic Fe-S cluster assembly factor NUBP1 isoform X2, with the protein MAEAAGGPRPEDCPGTGSAQAGRAAACQGCPNQRLCAAGAAAPDPAEAAELRERLRAVKHTILVLSGKGGVGKSTFSALLAHGLAADEAKQVALLDIDICGPSIPKMMGLEGEQVHQSGSGWSPVYVEENLGVMSVGFLLSSPDDAVIWRGPKKNGLIKQFLRDVDWGEIDYLIVDTPPGTSDEHLSIVQYLSAAHIDGAVIITTPQNESQIFPPTTGGAEKMCQNLNVSLLGKVPLDPQIGRSCDKGQSFLSEAPESPATSSYRNIIQRIQEYCDQHPFQEEKII; encoded by the exons ATGGCtgaggcggcgggcgggccgcGGCCGGAGG ACTGCCCAGGGACCGGCAGCGCCCAGGCGGGCAGGGCCGCCGCCTGCCAGGGATGCCCCAACCAGAGGCTCTGCGCGGCCGGCGCCGCTGCCCCGGACCCGG CGGAGGCGGCGGAGCTGCGGGAGCGGCTGCGCGCCGTGAAGCACACGATCCTGGTGCTCTCCGGGAAGGGCGGCGTGGGGAAGAGCACCTTCAGCGCCCTCCTGGCTCACGGGCTGGCGGCAGACGAGGCCAAGCAG GTTGCTCTGCTGGACATAGATATCTGTGGGCCATCAATCCCTAAAATGATGGGTCTAGAAGGAGAACAG GTTCATCAGAGTGGATCAGGATGGTCTCCAGTG TATGTTGAAGAAAACTTAGGTGTAATGTCAGTGGGGTTCTTGCTTAGTAGTCCTGATGATGCTGTCATCTGGAggggaccaaaaaaaaatg GGTTGATCAAACAGTTTCTTCGTGACGTGGACTGGGGTGAAATCGACTACCTGATTGTAGATACGCCTCCAGGAACATCAGATGAACACTTATCTATTGTGCAGTATCTCAGTGCAGCGCACATAGATGGTGCTGTTATAATCACTACGCCTCAG AATGAATCACAGATCTTTCCCCCAACTACTGGAGGTGCAGAGAAGATGTGCCAGAACTTAAATGTTTCCCTCCTGGGTAAAGTGCCTCTAGATCCTCAAATAG GAAGAAGTTGTGACAAAGGCCAGTCTTTCTTGTCTGAAGCACCTGAGTCTCCAGCTACATCATCTTACAGGAATATCATTCAAA GAATTCAGGAATACTGTGATCAACACCCTtttcaagaagagaaaattatctAA
- the NUBP1 gene encoding cytosolic Fe-S cluster assembly factor NUBP1 isoform X1: MAEAAGGPRPEDCPGTGSAQAGRAAACQGCPNQRLCAAGAAAPDPAEAAELRERLRAVKHTILVLSGKGGVGKSTFSALLAHGLAADEAKQVALLDIDICGPSIPKMMGLEGEQVHQSGSGWSPVYVEENLGVMSVGFLLSSPDDAVIWRGPKKNGLIKQFLRDVDWGEIDYLIVDTPPGTSDEHLSIVQYLSAAHIDGAVIITTPQEVSLQDVRKEINFCHKVKLPIIGVVENMSGFICPKCKNESQIFPPTTGGAEKMCQNLNVSLLGKVPLDPQIGRSCDKGQSFLSEAPESPATSSYRNIIQRIQEYCDQHPFQEEKII; the protein is encoded by the exons ATGGCtgaggcggcgggcgggccgcGGCCGGAGG ACTGCCCAGGGACCGGCAGCGCCCAGGCGGGCAGGGCCGCCGCCTGCCAGGGATGCCCCAACCAGAGGCTCTGCGCGGCCGGCGCCGCTGCCCCGGACCCGG CGGAGGCGGCGGAGCTGCGGGAGCGGCTGCGCGCCGTGAAGCACACGATCCTGGTGCTCTCCGGGAAGGGCGGCGTGGGGAAGAGCACCTTCAGCGCCCTCCTGGCTCACGGGCTGGCGGCAGACGAGGCCAAGCAG GTTGCTCTGCTGGACATAGATATCTGTGGGCCATCAATCCCTAAAATGATGGGTCTAGAAGGAGAACAG GTTCATCAGAGTGGATCAGGATGGTCTCCAGTG TATGTTGAAGAAAACTTAGGTGTAATGTCAGTGGGGTTCTTGCTTAGTAGTCCTGATGATGCTGTCATCTGGAggggaccaaaaaaaaatg GGTTGATCAAACAGTTTCTTCGTGACGTGGACTGGGGTGAAATCGACTACCTGATTGTAGATACGCCTCCAGGAACATCAGATGAACACTTATCTATTGTGCAGTATCTCAGTGCAGCGCACATAGATGGTGCTGTTATAATCACTACGCCTCAG GAAGTATCACTTCAGGATGTTCGGAAGGAGATCAACTTCTGCCATAAAGTGAAACTGCCAATCATAGGTGTTGTGGAAAATATGAGTGGCTTTATTTGTCCAAAGTGTAAG AATGAATCACAGATCTTTCCCCCAACTACTGGAGGTGCAGAGAAGATGTGCCAGAACTTAAATGTTTCCCTCCTGGGTAAAGTGCCTCTAGATCCTCAAATAG GAAGAAGTTGTGACAAAGGCCAGTCTTTCTTGTCTGAAGCACCTGAGTCTCCAGCTACATCATCTTACAGGAATATCATTCAAA GAATTCAGGAATACTGTGATCAACACCCTtttcaagaagagaaaattatctAA